One Scomber scombrus chromosome 4, fScoSco1.1, whole genome shotgun sequence genomic region harbors:
- the LOC133978798 gene encoding uncharacterized protein LOC133978798: MADASFKKEFLETHNAYRAQHSTKPLTYNGELNAAAQKWADHLLSISSLGHSDTKDGENVYNMWSSTPLNLTGKEAVDSWYSEIKDYNWGSPGFNGNTGHFTQVVWAESTELGVGLATDGNKVFVVGQYRPAGNMNMPGYFEKNVQTKDGFPGDLLPNLTISELLDRTAYTHWPHEAGHCPAPGGTQGPLHQEEPRDHCTSVRSDNPSEDCIPVPNSSQVTVGNDMECEPAVIYEENGAPMANLTILVFSVKCQSSCTVLGCEHRQTSGKHSEPAFITTRTANTMADASFKKEFLETHNAYRAQHGAKPLTYNDGLNAAAQKWADHLLSISSMGHSDTKDGENVYNMWSSAPLNLTGKEAVDSWYSEIKDYNWGSPGFNGNTGHFTQVVWAESTELGVGLATDGNKVFVVGQYRPAGNMNMPGYFAKNVQTKDAKQFPPGREVDGADNTASEKTGASPMKTCTLL; encoded by the exons ATGGCAG ATGCAAGCTTTAAGAAGGAGTTCCTAGAAACCCACAATGCCTACAGGGCACAACACAGCACAAAGCCATTGACCTATAATGGCGAGCTGAATGCTGCAGCTCAGAAGTGGGCAGATCACCTGCTTAGCATCAGCTCCCTGGGGCACAGTGACACAAAAGATGGAGAAAATGTCTATAATATGTGGAGCTCTACACCCCTTAACCTGACAG GGAAAGAAGCTGTGGATTCATGGTACAGTGAGATCAAGGATTACAACTGGGGCAGCCCTGGATTCAATGGCAATACtg GTCATTTTACTCAGGTGGTGTGGGCAGAAAGCACTGAACTGGGTGTGGGTCTGGCCACTGATGGCAATAAGGTCTTTGTGGTCGGGCAGTACCGTCCAGCTGGTAACATGAACATGCCGGGATACTTTGAGAAAAACGTCCAAACAAAAG ATGGTTTCCCAGGGGATCTCCTCCCAAACCTGACCATCAGTGAGCTACTGGACA GAACTGCCTACACACACTGGCCACATGAGGCCGGGCATTGTCCTGCACCAGGAGGAACACAGGGCCCACTGCACCAGGAGGAACCCAGGGACCACTGCACCAGTGTAAGGTCTGACAATCCCTCTGAGGATTGCATCCCGGTACCTAACAGCAGTCAGGTTACTGTTGGCAATGACATGGAG TGTGAACCTGCTGTCATCTATGAGGAGAACGGGGCTCCCATGGCAAACCTGACAATTCTGGTGTTCTCTGTCAAATGCCAATCGAGCTGCACGGTGCTGGGTTGTGAGCACAG ACAGACTTCAGGAAAACACTCTGAACCAG CCTTCATAACCACAAGAACAGCAAACACAATGGCAG aTGCAAGCTTTAAGAAGGAGTTCCTAGAAACCCACAATGCCTACAGGGCACAGCATGGCGCAAAGCCGTTGACCTATAATGACGGGCTGAATGCTGCAGCTCAGAAGTGGGCAGATCACCTGCTTAGCATCAGCTCCATGGGGCACAGTGACACCAAAGATGGAGAAAATGTCTATAATATGTGGAGCTCTGCACCCCTTAACCTGACAG GGAAAGAAGCTGTGGATTCATGGTACAGTGAGATCAAGGATTACAACTGGGGCAGCCCTGGATTCAATGGCAATActg GTCATTTTACTCAGGTGGTGTGGGCAGAAAGCACTGAACTGGGTGTGGGTCTGGCCACTGATGGCAATAAGGTCTTTGTGGTCGGGCAGTACCGTCCAGCTGGTAACATGAACATGCCGGGATACTTTGCGAAAAACGTCCAAACAAAAG ACGCCAAGCAATTTCCACCTGGCAGAGAAGTTGATGGAGCAGACAACACCGCCAGTGAGAAGACTGGAGCAAGCCCAATGAAAACCTGCACGCTATTGTAG